A single region of the Arthrobacter sp. zg-Y20 genome encodes:
- a CDS encoding GH25 family lysozyme, translated as MKNRYVFRMAGAALALALSFSVVQPAAGWAQNQAGEQAVEAVPGNTPAAQTTEPADPAVREGETVPSAPPESAADGPAQAPADAAQTPGSTPSPSSAPTAPADGAPAEDTDLLDEVGPLGARMGQGLERLLTTGDPQVPTPEETALREAADAGALPAPEAVTPNPIAGPAAAVDPAASRSAKAPGTLRIEAAFTASDTAGVSPAADWRPQGLQGLDVSSHQENVDWAAAWNQGARFAYVKATEGTSYTNPYFGQQYNGSANVGMYRGAYHFALPNLQESGAAQANYFLDHGGNWASNTGTLPPLLDIEYNPYASMGNTCYNLSAGQMVSWIASFSDAVYARTGTFPLIYTTTDWWRTCTGNSAQFANHRLHIANYNTVGAGTLPNGWSTYAIWQYSSAGPYVGDSNVWNGNEASLEAATRYEVPSSYENVRRASGVGIPLSRLVCGLQAGGCLQDFQSGSIYSTPSTGTHAVSGSIRSAWWATGGQGGAYGYPISEQVCGLKDGGCLQDFQHGTFYATPSNGTHGVSGSIRSVWWAAGGQGGPQGYPISDLVCGLKDGGCLQDFQNGTFYASAVTAARPVTGAIRAAWWAAGGQNSSYGYPISDQVCGLKDGGCLQDFQNGTYYITPANGTRAVTGTIRKSWWAAGGQGGPQGYPISDQVCGLKDGGCLQDFQNGTYYITPANGTRAVTGTIRKSWWAAGGQGGPQGYPVSDQVCGLKDGGCLQDFQNGTYYITPANGTRAVTGTIRKSWWAAGGQGGPQGYPVSDQVCGLKDGGCLQDFQNGTYYITPANGTRAVTGTIRKSWWAAGGQGGPQGYPVSDQVCGLKDGGCLQDFQNGTYYITPANGTRAVSGTIRSAWWAAGGQGGPQGYPISDQVCGLKDGGCLQDFQNGTYYITPANGTRAVSGTIRSAWWAAGGQGGPQGYPISDQVCGLKDGGCLQDFQNGTYYITPANGTRAVTGAIRSAWWAAGGQGGVYGYPVSDQVCASDRICVQDFEKGTIKK; from the coding sequence TTGAAGAACCGTTACGTTTTCCGGATGGCCGGCGCGGCCCTGGCCCTCGCACTTAGTTTCAGCGTAGTACAGCCGGCTGCCGGCTGGGCGCAAAACCAGGCCGGTGAGCAGGCTGTGGAAGCCGTTCCCGGCAATACCCCCGCCGCCCAGACAACGGAGCCGGCGGACCCGGCTGTGCGCGAAGGTGAAACAGTTCCGTCAGCTCCGCCGGAGTCCGCGGCCGACGGACCTGCCCAGGCCCCGGCCGATGCCGCACAGACCCCCGGGAGCACTCCCTCACCGTCCTCCGCACCCACGGCCCCAGCCGATGGGGCTCCCGCGGAGGACACGGATCTATTGGATGAGGTTGGGCCGCTTGGTGCCCGCATGGGGCAGGGCCTGGAACGCCTGCTGACCACCGGAGACCCCCAGGTGCCCACGCCCGAGGAGACGGCGTTGCGCGAAGCCGCCGATGCGGGGGCCCTGCCGGCTCCGGAAGCCGTAACGCCCAACCCGATTGCCGGGCCTGCCGCAGCTGTGGATCCCGCCGCCTCCCGCTCGGCAAAAGCCCCCGGCACGCTCCGGATCGAGGCGGCTTTCACCGCCTCTGATACGGCTGGGGTTTCCCCCGCCGCTGATTGGCGGCCGCAGGGACTCCAAGGCCTCGATGTAAGCAGCCATCAGGAAAACGTTGACTGGGCCGCAGCGTGGAACCAGGGCGCACGTTTCGCGTACGTCAAGGCAACCGAAGGAACGTCTTACACGAACCCGTATTTCGGGCAGCAATACAACGGGTCTGCAAACGTTGGAATGTACCGCGGTGCTTATCACTTCGCCCTTCCCAACCTTCAGGAAAGTGGTGCAGCACAGGCCAACTATTTCCTGGATCACGGCGGCAATTGGGCTTCCAACACCGGAACGCTGCCGCCGCTGCTGGATATCGAGTACAACCCTTACGCATCCATGGGCAACACCTGCTACAACCTTTCCGCCGGACAAATGGTTTCCTGGATTGCGTCCTTCTCTGACGCCGTTTATGCCCGGACCGGCACCTTTCCGCTGATCTACACGACCACCGACTGGTGGCGCACCTGTACCGGCAACTCGGCCCAGTTCGCCAATCACCGGCTGCACATCGCCAACTACAACACGGTAGGCGCGGGCACCCTGCCCAACGGCTGGTCCACCTACGCTATTTGGCAGTACAGCAGCGCCGGCCCCTACGTCGGCGATTCCAACGTGTGGAACGGCAATGAGGCCAGCCTCGAAGCTGCCACCCGTTACGAGGTCCCGTCCTCCTACGAGAACGTCCGCAGGGCCAGCGGCGTCGGGATTCCCCTGTCCAGGCTGGTGTGCGGGCTGCAGGCCGGCGGTTGCCTCCAGGACTTCCAATCCGGCAGCATCTACTCCACGCCGTCCACGGGCACCCACGCCGTCAGTGGCTCAATCAGGTCAGCTTGGTGGGCCACCGGCGGCCAGGGCGGTGCCTATGGCTACCCCATCTCCGAGCAGGTCTGCGGGCTCAAGGACGGCGGGTGCCTCCAGGACTTCCAGCACGGCACGTTCTACGCCACGCCTTCTAACGGCACCCACGGCGTCAGTGGAAGCATCCGGTCCGTCTGGTGGGCAGCAGGCGGCCAGGGCGGCCCCCAGGGCTACCCCATCTCCGACCTCGTCTGCGGCCTGAAGGACGGCGGCTGCCTCCAGGACTTCCAAAACGGCACCTTCTACGCCAGTGCCGTAACCGCCGCCCGCCCGGTCACCGGAGCCATCCGTGCCGCGTGGTGGGCGGCGGGCGGCCAGAACAGCTCCTACGGCTACCCCATCTCCGACCAGGTCTGCGGCCTCAAGGACGGCGGCTGCCTCCAGGACTTCCAAAACGGCACCTACTACATCACCCCGGCCAACGGCACCCGCGCCGTCACCGGCACCATCAGGAAATCGTGGTGGGCAGCAGGCGGCCAGGGCGGCCCCCAGGGCTACCCCATCTCCGACCAGGTCTGCGGCCTCAAGGACGGCGGCTGCCTCCAGGACTTCCAAAACGGCACCTACTACATCACCCCGGCCAACGGCACCCGCGCCGTCACCGGCACCATCAGGAAATCGTGGTGGGCAGCAGGCGGCCAGGGCGGCCCCCAGGGCTACCCCGTCTCCGACCAGGTCTGCGGCCTCAAGGACGGCGGCTGCCTCCAGGACTTCCAAAACGGCACCTACTACATCACCCCGGCCAACGGCACCCGCGCCGTCACCGGCACCATCAGGAAATCGTGGTGGGCAGCAGGCGGCCAGGGCGGCCCCCAGGGCTACCCCGTCTCCGACCAGGTCTGCGGCCTCAAGGACGGCGGCTGCCTCCAGGACTTCCAAAACGGCACCTACTACATCACCCCGGCCAACGGCACCCGCGCCGTCACCGGCACCATCAGGAAATCGTGGTGGGCAGCAGGTGGCCAGGGCGGCCCCCAGGGCTACCCCGTCTCCGACCAGGTCTGCGGCCTCAAGGACGGCGGCTGCCTCCAGGACTTCCAAAACGGCACCTACTACATCACCCCGGCCAACGGCACCCGCGCCGTCAGCGGCACCATCCGCTCTGCATGGTGGGCAGCGGGCGGCCAGGGCGGCCCCCAGGGCTACCCCATCTCCGACCAGGTCTGCGGACTCAAGGACGGCGGGTGCCTCCAGGACTTCCAAAACGGCACCTACTACATCACCCCGGCCAACGGCACCCGCGCCGTCAGCGGCACCATCCGCTCTGCATGGTGGGCAGCAGGCGGCCAGGGCGGCCCCCAGGGCTACCCCATCTCCGACCAGGTCTGCGGACTCAAGGACGGCGGCTGCCTCCAGGACTTCCAAAACGGCACCTACTACATCACCCCGGCCAACGGCACCCGCGCGGTCACCGGCGCCATCCGCTCTGCATGGTGGGCAGCGGGCGGCCAGGGTGGCGTCTACGGCTACCCGGTCTCCGACCAGGTCTGCGCATCAGACAGAATCTGCGTACAGGACTTCGAGAAGGGCACCATCAAGAAATGA
- a CDS encoding D-alanyl-D-alanine carboxypeptidase family protein, translating to MRLTRSSLAVANAVVLLAAFAGVSGATAGQETAIDSAHASFGGSSGGLGAPTGRETCGQRDNGCIRTYQHGAIVWTPATGAMPVWGAIRAAWEADAAEEGPLGYPVEAPVCGDGSCRQHFQRGLITWSPSTGAAVQRDIDDPASVGAVVNKQRPFGPADYAPADLVPAGGSTLRAEAADAFSRMQADAAAAGADLALVSAYRSYSAQSAVYDSYVARYGVEAADRISARPGHSEHQSGLAADVGAADGSCQLQACFAQTPAGQWVEANAHRFGFIVRYPEGAEPVTGYAYEPWHLRYVGDSMAAGLRASGAGTLETYLGLAPAPGY from the coding sequence ATGCGTCTGACACGAAGCTCGCTGGCGGTGGCCAATGCCGTGGTCCTCCTTGCTGCCTTCGCCGGTGTTTCCGGTGCGACCGCGGGCCAGGAGACGGCCATCGATTCCGCGCATGCTTCCTTTGGCGGTTCCTCCGGCGGCCTCGGTGCCCCCACCGGGCGGGAAACCTGCGGCCAGCGCGACAACGGCTGCATACGGACCTACCAGCACGGTGCCATTGTTTGGACCCCGGCAACCGGCGCCATGCCGGTTTGGGGCGCCATCCGTGCGGCCTGGGAAGCAGACGCTGCCGAGGAGGGGCCGCTGGGTTATCCCGTTGAGGCTCCGGTCTGCGGCGACGGCAGCTGCCGCCAGCACTTCCAACGTGGGCTGATCACCTGGTCCCCTTCCACCGGGGCAGCAGTGCAGCGCGATATTGACGACCCCGCCTCCGTGGGCGCGGTGGTCAACAAGCAGCGGCCGTTTGGGCCCGCGGACTATGCTCCGGCAGATCTGGTTCCGGCGGGCGGCAGCACACTGCGGGCAGAGGCGGCTGACGCTTTCAGCCGGATGCAGGCTGACGCGGCAGCAGCAGGTGCGGACCTGGCGCTGGTCAGCGCCTACCGCTCCTACTCCGCCCAGTCGGCTGTTTACGACTCTTATGTGGCCCGCTACGGCGTGGAGGCAGCGGACCGGATCTCTGCCCGTCCCGGCCACAGCGAGCACCAAAGCGGTTTGGCTGCCGACGTCGGCGCAGCCGACGGTTCCTGCCAGCTGCAGGCGTGTTTTGCACAAACCCCTGCCGGCCAGTGGGTCGAAGCGAATGCACACCGCTTCGGGTTTATTGTCCGCTACCCGGAGGGCGCCGAACCCGTGACCGGCTACGCGTACGAGCCGTGGCACCTTCGCTATGTCGGCGACTCCATGGCTGCCGGCCTGCGGGCCTCAGGAGCAGGGACCCTGGAAACCTATCTTGGATTGGCGCCCGCCCCGGGCTATTAG